A single Bacillus sp. HMF5848 DNA region contains:
- a CDS encoding nucleotidyltransferase, with the protein MKVVGIVVEYNPFHNGHLYHLSSTIQLSDADCVIAVMSGQFLQRGEPAIVSKWQRTRMALLAGLDLVIELPYAYATQKAETFANGAIGILQALQCDEIYFGSEDGEIEAFHDAVKILNDEESTYNEYIKAYAKEGKSYPKSTNLALQHISQDINLDLTLPNNILGFHYVKAINDQGANIQPKTIKRFKAGYHDDTFHDTSIASATSIRQALANNDFNVQTVEAYVPTYVTPLLHQYTKLYTTLHNWEHYYKFLKYRLAATTSEELTKIYEIEEGLENRILKLIPNKTSYYDFMVALKTKRYTWTRLQRALTHILTNTTKESMHKATECFKPSYIRLLGMSLIGQSYLQQIKQHLDIPIVSNTAAFKDNSVFTLDIKATQVYASILPEPERTKLAKQEFTQPPIRYNQQKKEFI; encoded by the coding sequence TTGAAGGTTGTTGGTATTGTAGTTGAATATAATCCTTTTCATAACGGTCATTTGTATCACCTTTCGTCAACAATACAGTTATCTGATGCAGATTGTGTGATTGCTGTTATGAGTGGACAATTCCTACAACGTGGGGAGCCAGCTATTGTTTCAAAATGGCAAAGAACAAGGATGGCTTTATTGGCAGGATTAGATCTCGTTATTGAGCTTCCATACGCATATGCAACTCAGAAAGCAGAAACATTTGCTAACGGAGCCATTGGTATTTTACAAGCTTTACAATGTGATGAAATATATTTTGGTAGCGAGGACGGTGAGATAGAAGCGTTTCATGATGCAGTAAAAATTCTTAATGATGAAGAAAGTACTTACAACGAGTACATAAAAGCGTATGCTAAAGAAGGAAAAAGCTACCCTAAATCAACTAACTTAGCGTTACAGCATATTTCTCAAGACATAAATTTAGATTTAACATTGCCAAACAATATTTTAGGATTTCACTATGTAAAAGCAATTAATGACCAGGGTGCAAACATACAGCCTAAAACAATTAAAAGGTTCAAAGCTGGTTACCATGATGATACTTTTCATGACACAAGTATTGCTAGTGCGACAAGTATACGTCAAGCGCTAGCTAATAATGACTTCAACGTTCAAACTGTTGAAGCATACGTTCCTACGTACGTGACACCTTTACTACATCAATATACAAAGTTATATACTACTTTGCATAACTGGGAGCATTATTATAAATTTTTAAAGTATCGGCTTGCAGCAACTACTAGTGAAGAGTTAACTAAAATTTACGAAATTGAAGAAGGACTAGAAAATCGAATTCTTAAATTAATCCCAAATAAAACATCCTATTATGATTTTATGGTAGCACTGAAAACAAAGCGTTACACGTGGACAAGACTCCAAAGAGCATTAACACATATACTAACGAATACAACAAAAGAGAGTATGCATAAAGCTACTGAGTGTTTTAAACCTAGCTACATAAGGTTATTAGGTATGAGCTTAATAGGTCAATCATATCTACAGCAAATAAAACAGCATTTAGATATACCAATCGTTTCAAATACTGCTGCATTTAAAGATAACTCAGTTTTCACTCTAGATATTAAAGCAACACAAGTCTATGCTAGTATCTTACCTGAGCCAGAACGAACCAAGCTTGCTAAACAGGAATTCACCCAACCCCCTATACGGTATAATCAACAAAAAAAAGAATTTATTTAA
- a CDS encoding DUF177 domain-containing protein codes for MKWSIAQLLKLQTKGLEIDEAISIDDLTETKSDIRGISPVKVKGRADISSTKATFFMTIEGTLVLPCSRTLVDVDFPFHVETTETYLFKEPSYDVSDEDNIHMVTGETVDLLPIIKENILLQIPIQVFSEESDPEGAAPQSGNDWEVISEQDKKKKVDPRLAGLANFFDED; via the coding sequence TTGAAATGGTCAATTGCTCAATTACTTAAATTGCAAACTAAAGGTCTTGAAATTGATGAAGCAATTTCTATTGATGACTTGACCGAAACGAAATCCGATATACGAGGGATTTCACCTGTGAAGGTAAAAGGTCGAGCTGACATTAGTTCCACAAAAGCTACGTTCTTTATGACTATAGAGGGAACATTGGTACTACCTTGTTCTCGAACATTAGTTGATGTAGATTTTCCGTTTCATGTTGAAACAACGGAAACATATTTGTTTAAAGAACCTAGCTATGATGTGTCTGATGAGGACAACATTCATATGGTAACTGGTGAAACAGTCGATTTGTTACCGATCATAAAAGAAAACATTTTATTACAAATTCCGATTCAAGTCTTCAGTGAGGAATCGGATCCTGAAGGAGCAGCACCTCAATCAGGTAATGATTGGGAAGTTATTTCTGAGCAGGATAAGAAAAAGAAGGTTGATCCGCGATTAGCAGGACTAGCTAATTTTTTTGATGAAGACTAA
- a CDS encoding 2-dehydropantoate 2-reductase, with amino-acid sequence MDIAIIGGGSIGLHTAAYLAENHHVKIFTKRKEQSERLCEYGIDLLHVDGKVCHVPISAEQLDGSEINADLVIVTVKEYHLDEILVYLEQTKIRSTLLFLQNGIGHVRKICNIANESVLLGVVEHGAYRLSDYEVAERGKGVIKIASFRGNKHIDVCNNLNSDDFPIEAHSDWETMLTDKLVINAVINPISATLRVKNGQIFQNKFINEIAKNIFNEINIVLEREAKRDNDWQRLKIICEKTADNRSSMLRDIEQNGRTEVEAIIAPLITKAIELGVETPYLKNYYYVIKALEAEGR; translated from the coding sequence ATGGATATTGCAATTATTGGTGGCGGTTCAATAGGATTACATACAGCAGCGTACTTAGCTGAAAATCATCACGTTAAGATATTTACTAAGCGGAAAGAGCAGTCTGAGAGATTATGTGAATATGGGATAGACTTATTGCATGTTGATGGCAAAGTGTGTCATGTTCCAATTAGTGCTGAACAATTAGATGGTAGTGAAATTAATGCAGATCTTGTTATTGTTACTGTTAAAGAATATCACTTAGACGAAATTCTAGTTTATTTAGAACAAACAAAAATACGGAGCACCTTACTATTTTTACAAAATGGTATTGGTCATGTTCGAAAAATTTGTAATATAGCAAATGAGTCTGTATTACTTGGAGTAGTTGAGCATGGCGCGTATAGATTATCTGATTATGAAGTAGCCGAGAGAGGAAAAGGTGTAATCAAGATTGCATCTTTTCGAGGGAACAAACACATTGATGTTTGTAATAATTTGAACAGTGATGATTTTCCCATTGAAGCGCACAGTGACTGGGAGACCATGCTTACGGACAAGCTTGTAATAAATGCGGTGATTAATCCAATCTCTGCAACGCTGAGAGTAAAGAACGGACAAATTTTTCAGAACAAATTTATTAATGAAATTGCCAAAAATATATTTAACGAGATTAATATTGTGTTAGAAAGAGAAGCTAAACGTGACAATGATTGGCAAAGGCTAAAAATAATCTGTGAGAAGACAGCGGACAATCGCTCATCAATGTTACGTGATATTGAACAAAATGGACGAACAGAAGTAGAAGCGATTATTGCGCCACTTATTACTAAAGCTATAGAACTGGGCGTGGAAACACCTTATTTAAAAAACTATTATTATGTTATTAAAGCTCTAGAAGCGGAGGGTAGATAG
- the rpmF gene encoding 50S ribosomal protein L32, with protein sequence MAVPFRRTSKTRKRLRRTHFKLQVPGMVECSNCGEMKLAHRVCKACGTYKGKEVVEKN encoded by the coding sequence ATGGCTGTACCTTTTAGAAGAACTTCTAAAACAAGAAAAAGATTGCGTCGTACGCACTTTAAGTTACAAGTTCCAGGTATGGTAGAATGCTCTAACTGCGGTGAAATGAAACTTGCTCACCGTGTATGTAAAGCTTGCGGAACATACAAAGGAAAAGAAGTAGTAGAAAAAAACTAA
- the coaD gene encoding pantetheine-phosphate adenylyltransferase, with the protein MTAIAVCPGSFDPITYGHLDIIKRGAKVFDTVYVVVLNNAAKNPLFTAKERCDLIEEVTKDIPNVKVDVFQGLLVDYARSKNAKAILRGLRAVSDFEYEMQITSMNRLLEENIETFFMMTNNQYSFLSSSIVKEVAKYRADISELVPSAVEKALISKFHHMTS; encoded by the coding sequence ATGACTGCGATAGCAGTTTGTCCAGGTAGTTTTGACCCAATAACATATGGGCACTTAGATATCATCAAGCGTGGAGCAAAGGTTTTTGATACGGTATATGTAGTAGTGTTAAATAATGCAGCTAAGAATCCGCTGTTTACCGCAAAGGAACGCTGTGATCTTATTGAAGAAGTAACGAAAGATATTCCTAATGTTAAAGTAGATGTTTTTCAAGGTCTACTAGTTGATTACGCAAGAAGTAAAAATGCTAAGGCAATTTTACGTGGACTGCGAGCGGTTAGTGATTTTGAATATGAGATGCAAATTACCTCCATGAACAGATTATTAGAAGAAAATATCGAAACGTTTTTCATGATGACTAATAATCAATATTCTTTCTTAAGTTCAAGTATTGTTAAAGAGGTTGCTAAATATAGAGCTGATATTTCTGAGTTGGTACCTTCGGCAGTAGAGAAAGCTCTAATTTCAAAATTTCATCATATGACTAGTTAG
- the ylbJ gene encoding sporulation integral membrane protein YlbJ: MNKSKLKTLLLALSAVMMAIALILFPKESLQASLRGLNMWWEVVFPSLLPFFIISEMLIGFGVVRSVGVLLEPIMRPFFKVPGSGGFVMAMGMATGFPAGAKLTARLRQEKQISAIEAERLVSFTNSSNPLFIFGAVAVGFFQNAQLGVVLAASHYIGNVIVGLCMRFHGLRDRTEQTLTYREPTSFKHALRVLHYTRLNDNRPIGKLLGDAVTSSIQTLLMIGGFIILFSVFNQMLTLLHITDIIDYLLSFVFAIFQIPMDLSRPFISGLFEITLGSDLTSDVTTVTLISKATITSFILAFNGFSVQAQVASILADTDIRFKPFFFARILHGFTASVLTILLWVPLYEKQISKEATSPILPAFGTPFNSSSWNELHAWFTSIGPELTLLALYVYVFILCKRLLFSYRRT, from the coding sequence TTGAATAAATCAAAGCTAAAAACGTTACTATTAGCATTAAGCGCGGTCATGATGGCCATAGCCCTAATTCTATTCCCAAAAGAATCTTTACAAGCTAGTTTAAGAGGATTAAATATGTGGTGGGAAGTAGTATTTCCAAGTCTTCTTCCCTTCTTCATAATATCTGAGATGTTAATAGGATTCGGAGTAGTTCGTTCAGTCGGAGTATTACTTGAGCCAATAATGAGACCATTTTTTAAAGTACCAGGTTCTGGAGGGTTTGTAATGGCAATGGGGATGGCCACAGGCTTTCCTGCAGGGGCTAAACTCACAGCACGTCTTCGTCAAGAAAAACAAATTTCTGCTATCGAGGCTGAAAGACTTGTCTCATTTACGAACTCCTCAAATCCCTTATTCATATTCGGTGCTGTCGCAGTAGGTTTCTTTCAAAATGCACAATTGGGGGTTGTGCTTGCAGCTTCACACTATATTGGAAATGTTATCGTTGGTTTGTGTATGAGATTTCACGGCTTACGTGACCGAACGGAGCAAACATTAACATACAGAGAACCGACTTCATTTAAACATGCTCTCCGTGTACTACATTACACTCGATTAAATGATAACCGACCTATTGGTAAATTGTTGGGTGACGCGGTAACTTCCTCTATTCAAACCTTATTAATGATAGGTGGATTTATTATTTTATTTTCTGTATTCAACCAAATGTTAACTTTATTGCACATTACTGATATTATTGACTACTTGTTAAGTTTTGTCTTTGCCATATTTCAGATTCCAATGGATTTATCAAGACCATTTATATCAGGTCTATTTGAAATAACATTAGGAAGCGATTTAACGAGTGATGTCACTACTGTAACATTAATTTCTAAAGCTACTATTACAAGTTTTATTCTTGCTTTTAACGGCTTTTCTGTACAAGCTCAAGTCGCCAGTATTTTAGCAGATACAGATATTCGTTTTAAACCTTTTTTCTTTGCAAGAATATTACATGGTTTTACGGCAAGTGTTTTAACGATTTTATTATGGGTTCCGTTATATGAAAAACAAATTAGTAAAGAGGCAACAAGCCCCATACTTCCAGCATTCGGCACCCCATTTAATTCATCGTCATGGAACGAATTACATGCATGGTTTACGAGTATCGGTCCAGAATTAACATTACTTGCATTATATGTTTATGTTTTTATACTGTGTAAGCGACTATTGTTTAGTTATAGAAGGACTTAA
- the mraZ gene encoding division/cell wall cluster transcriptional repressor MraZ — MFMGEYHHSIDTKGRLIVPAKFRDALGDTFVITRGLDGCLFVYPMPEWKILEEKLKALPLTKKDARAFTRFFFSGAVEMELDKQGRVNLPSPLVTYATLEKDCVVIGVSNRVEIWDKAKWQQVVDESEDAFAEIAENMIGFDI, encoded by the coding sequence ATGTTCATGGGTGAGTATCACCATTCCATTGATACGAAAGGTCGCTTAATTGTACCAGCGAAATTCAGGGATGCACTCGGTGATACATTCGTCATCACAAGAGGACTTGATGGCTGTTTATTTGTGTACCCTATGCCCGAATGGAAGATACTTGAAGAAAAGCTTAAAGCCTTACCGCTAACAAAAAAGGATGCTCGTGCATTTACGAGGTTTTTTTTCTCAGGTGCGGTTGAAATGGAATTGGACAAGCAAGGTCGTGTTAACTTACCAAGCCCACTTGTAACATATGCAACTCTAGAAAAAGATTGTGTTGTTATTGGTGTTTCAAATCGTGTTGAAATATGGGATAAAGCTAAATGGCAGCAAGTGGTTGATGAAAGTGAAGATGCTTTCGCAGAGATTGCAGAAAATATGATAGGCTTTGATATTTAG
- a CDS encoding N-acetyltransferase, translated as MFQYTPKIERLQINFKTLDEFKKFKEYGLQELSMLEDLQANIIENDSDSPFYGIYFGDALVARMSLYRIDAKFDKYFVPQQDYLELWKLEVLADYQRKGYGKALVNFAKELGFPIKTNPRVKSQDFWRKMDFIPVTYDMQRDLGENPLIWLPSNVKERNSNSLI; from the coding sequence ATGTTTCAATATACACCGAAAATAGAGCGCTTACAAATAAACTTCAAAACATTAGATGAATTTAAGAAGTTTAAAGAATACGGATTACAAGAATTGTCCATGTTAGAAGACCTTCAAGCTAATATTATCGAAAATGATAGCGATTCACCTTTTTACGGTATATACTTTGGAGACGCATTAGTCGCTCGTATGAGCTTATATAGAATAGATGCTAAATTCGATAAATACTTTGTACCACAACAGGATTATTTAGAGCTATGGAAGCTTGAAGTATTGGCAGACTACCAAAGAAAAGGATACGGGAAGGCTCTCGTAAATTTTGCAAAAGAGCTTGGATTTCCAATTAAAACGAACCCTCGTGTAAAATCACAAGATTTTTGGAGAAAAATGGACTTTATTCCGGTAACATATGATATGCAACGTGACCTAGGAGAAAACCCTTTAATTTGGTTACCATCAAATGTTAAAGAGCGTAATTCTAATTCCTTAATCTAA
- a CDS encoding enoyl-CoA hydratase/isomerase family protein produces the protein MSTISSIDSQGVLWFTINRREKRNAINYEVMEALEATIKDAETNDQIKAVVLTGTGEEAFCSGGDLSIFHNLITESQAYDMLLRMGRILYKLLLLPKPTIALLNGTALGGGCELATACDYRFATSTSKIGFIQGRLAITTGWGAATMLMEKLPYEKALYLLTSSKVLSSIEAQQLGFVEQVMDKEYIEDELQKFLKPLVEQHANVIQAYKQVVTRKWEQIKLWDRMEEEIRMCAKLWEAPAHHEAVQLFLNKKQS, from the coding sequence ATGTCAACCATCTCAAGCATTGATTCCCAAGGGGTTTTATGGTTTACCATAAATCGCCGTGAAAAGCGCAATGCGATTAATTATGAAGTTATGGAGGCGTTAGAAGCAACCATTAAGGATGCTGAGACAAATGATCAGATAAAAGCTGTTGTTTTAACTGGTACCGGCGAGGAGGCATTCTGTTCAGGTGGAGATTTATCAATATTTCATAATTTAATTACCGAATCACAAGCCTATGATATGCTTTTAAGAATGGGTAGAATTTTATATAAACTATTGTTATTGCCTAAACCCACAATTGCTCTGTTAAATGGAACTGCATTAGGAGGAGGCTGTGAACTAGCGACAGCCTGTGATTATAGATTCGCAACTAGTACTAGTAAAATTGGTTTCATTCAAGGAAGATTAGCAATTACAACCGGTTGGGGCGCTGCAACAATGTTAATGGAAAAGCTTCCTTATGAAAAAGCACTTTATTTACTAACTTCATCGAAAGTGTTGTCTAGTATAGAGGCTCAACAATTGGGTTTTGTTGAACAAGTAATGGACAAAGAGTACATAGAAGATGAATTACAGAAGTTTTTGAAACCTTTAGTTGAACAACATGCAAATGTTATACAAGCATATAAACAAGTGGTTACCCGGAAGTGGGAGCAAATAAAGTTATGGGATAGAATGGAGGAGGAGATTAGGATGTGTGCTAAGCTTTGGGAGGCACCGGCACATCATGAGGCTGTCCAGTTATTTCTGAATAAAAAACAAAGTTGA
- the bshC gene encoding bacillithiol biosynthesis cysteine-adding enzyme BshC, which translates to MEFIEIPLSSSNKFIHECYSNDSGFFQYNVSFLSDCLKERVNDLKSRSFKREQLVEYLLNFNAKYEVSNKTTANIKKLLDDKSVVVVGGQQAGLMTGPLYTIHKIITIIQLAREQEVKLGVPVVPVFWIAGEDHDFQEINHVYTYTDGALKKNTVPHKPVKKQMVSSMEIDKQELNKWIMSFLETFGETPHTKSLLDELQREASKSITYVDFFARLVQGLFSDEGLVLIDSGDYEVRKLESPFFTQLITQIDDLQQALQYTQQNILNKGFSLTIGEQSNNAHLFYELKGERVLLEWDEASQLYRDKQNLCSFTRDELLEVAINNPELLSNNVVTRPLMQEFLFPVLAFVGGPGEIAYWAELKQSFEVFDFKMPPIIPRHQLTILTRAIETDMLETELDIKRILEHGVNEYEECMFDTPENAAFQSELSNARREIEAIHSRLREAALDVDRGLQQVVLKNSAFIQTQLDFLEKSVDKSIMRQHETVFLKLKRIEAFLKPNNAFQERSWNVYYFLNLYGRDFVKQLAQLPFSFEATHKIIKL; encoded by the coding sequence ATGGAATTTATAGAAATTCCGCTATCCTCCTCAAATAAGTTTATTCACGAGTGCTATTCAAATGATAGTGGTTTCTTTCAATATAATGTCTCTTTTTTATCGGATTGTTTGAAGGAGCGTGTGAATGATTTAAAATCTCGCTCTTTTAAAAGAGAACAGCTTGTAGAATATTTACTTAATTTTAATGCAAAGTATGAAGTTAGCAATAAGACAACTGCCAATATCAAGAAGCTGTTAGATGATAAGAGTGTTGTCGTTGTTGGTGGACAACAGGCCGGCTTAATGACAGGGCCGCTTTACACGATACATAAGATAATTACAATAATTCAACTGGCAAGGGAACAAGAGGTTAAATTAGGAGTTCCTGTTGTGCCTGTATTTTGGATTGCTGGTGAAGATCACGACTTCCAAGAGATTAATCACGTGTATACATATACCGATGGAGCTCTTAAGAAAAATACCGTTCCACATAAGCCTGTGAAAAAGCAAATGGTTTCTTCAATGGAAATAGATAAGCAAGAATTGAATAAATGGATTATGTCGTTCCTTGAAACGTTTGGAGAAACCCCTCATACAAAAAGTTTGCTTGATGAGCTACAGAGAGAAGCAAGCAAATCTATAACCTATGTGGACTTTTTTGCAAGGCTTGTTCAAGGTTTGTTTTCAGATGAAGGGCTTGTGCTTATAGATTCTGGTGATTATGAGGTCCGTAAATTAGAATCACCCTTTTTTACCCAACTTATTACACAAATAGATGACCTTCAGCAGGCGTTACAATATACACAGCAAAACATATTGAATAAGGGTTTTTCGCTTACAATTGGGGAACAATCAAACAATGCCCACTTATTTTATGAGTTAAAGGGAGAGCGTGTATTATTAGAGTGGGATGAAGCCTCTCAGCTATATCGTGATAAGCAGAATTTGTGCTCTTTTACAAGAGACGAGTTATTGGAAGTGGCAATTAATAACCCTGAATTACTTAGCAATAATGTTGTTACACGGCCACTAATGCAAGAGTTTCTTTTTCCTGTATTAGCGTTTGTTGGGGGACCTGGAGAAATTGCTTATTGGGCCGAGTTAAAGCAATCTTTCGAAGTGTTTGATTTTAAAATGCCACCTATCATCCCTAGACATCAGCTTACAATTTTAACTCGTGCTATAGAGACTGATATGTTGGAAACAGAACTAGATATAAAACGTATATTAGAGCATGGCGTAAATGAGTATGAAGAGTGCATGTTCGACACTCCTGAGAATGCTGCGTTTCAAAGTGAATTAAGTAATGCGAGACGTGAAATTGAAGCAATACATTCTAGATTGCGTGAGGCCGCGTTAGATGTTGACCGAGGGTTGCAGCAAGTTGTATTGAAAAACAGTGCATTCATACAGACACAATTAGATTTTTTAGAGAAATCTGTTGACAAATCTATAATGCGACAACATGAAACTGTATTCTTGAAACTTAAAAGAATCGAGGCATTTCTGAAACCAAATAACGCTTTCCAAGAACGGAGTTGGAATGTATATTATTTCTTAAATCTATATGGTCGAGATTTTGTGAAACAGTTAGCACAGTTACCGTTCTCATTTGAAGCAACACATAAAATAATTAAACTTTAA
- a CDS encoding patatin-like phospholipase family protein has protein sequence MSQPKIGLALGSGGARGFAHLGVLRVLRDHQIPVDMIAGSSMGALVAAFYGAGLDIERLYKLAGAFKRKYYLDFTVPKMGFITGKRVKELIRVFTHNKNIEELDIPIAIVATDLIKAERVVFTKGAISPAVRASISIPGIFIPEKIEGRVLVDGGVIDRVPVSVVKELGADIVIGVDVSKVKIDPQITTIFDVILQSIDIMQNELVQHRTNDCDLMLYPHVEEVSARAFTDLDAIIQYGEEETRDKLPAIIEVIEKWKESHNEEN, from the coding sequence ATGTCTCAACCAAAGATTGGCTTGGCGCTTGGCTCTGGAGGAGCGAGAGGGTTTGCTCATCTCGGTGTTCTCCGTGTGCTTCGAGACCACCAAATACCTGTTGATATGATTGCTGGTAGTAGTATGGGAGCTTTAGTAGCGGCGTTTTATGGAGCGGGCCTTGATATAGAAAGGTTATATAAACTTGCAGGTGCATTTAAGCGTAAGTACTATTTAGATTTTACTGTTCCTAAAATGGGGTTTATAACAGGAAAACGTGTTAAAGAGCTCATTCGCGTGTTTACACATAATAAAAATATTGAAGAGCTTGACATTCCTATTGCAATTGTTGCAACGGACTTAATTAAAGCTGAAAGAGTAGTATTCACTAAAGGGGCAATAAGCCCTGCAGTTCGAGCAAGTATTTCAATACCTGGGATCTTTATTCCTGAAAAAATAGAAGGTCGTGTGCTCGTGGATGGAGGAGTCATTGATCGTGTACCGGTTTCTGTTGTGAAGGAATTGGGAGCTGATATTGTAATAGGTGTAGATGTATCGAAGGTGAAAATTGATCCTCAAATCACGACCATTTTTGATGTGATATTACAAAGTATTGATATAATGCAAAATGAACTCGTACAACATCGAACGAACGATTGCGACCTCATGTTGTATCCTCATGTTGAAGAGGTAAGTGCTCGCGCGTTTACAGATTTAGACGCGATTATTCAATATGGTGAGGAAGAAACAAGAGATAAACTACCAGCTATTATAGAGGTTATCGAGAAGTGGAAGGAGTCGCATAATGAAGAGAATTAG
- a CDS encoding SepM family pheromone-processing serine protease gives MKRIRLYIVALVIGIVIAVAINSYQPPYYITMPGSAEELSPIIEVEGGYDEQGEFMLTTVAFMRANVFNLLWANFNKYHSITPYEAYRQEGESHEEFLDRQLHMMQGAQSASVFVAFTKANKQVQIENTGVYVSHVFEGMPAEGKLNIGDKILAVDNQKVISTDDLISYVKTLSVGKSVKLKVERDQDVVAEDIKIVQYPQNPEQIGVGIGLLQDFIVTSEPDVEIDTSRIGGPSAGLMFSLEIYNQLMEEDITKGYKIAGTGTIDFDGVVGRIGGIDKKIVAANREGAVIFFAPNEEGKIGSNYQIALQTAQDINSDMKIVPIDTFDDAIHYLNSLNEK, from the coding sequence ATGAAGAGAATTAGATTATATATAGTGGCATTAGTGATTGGGATTGTCATCGCTGTTGCAATTAATAGCTATCAACCACCTTATTATATAACAATGCCAGGAAGTGCTGAAGAATTGAGCCCGATTATTGAGGTAGAAGGTGGTTATGACGAACAAGGTGAGTTCATGTTAACGACTGTGGCTTTTATGAGAGCGAATGTATTTAATCTTCTATGGGCTAATTTTAATAAATATCATAGCATTACACCATACGAAGCGTATCGCCAAGAAGGAGAATCTCATGAAGAATTTCTTGATCGTCAATTGCATATGATGCAAGGAGCTCAATCGGCGTCAGTATTTGTAGCGTTCACAAAAGCAAATAAACAAGTGCAGATTGAGAACACGGGTGTATATGTTTCCCACGTATTTGAAGGCATGCCTGCTGAAGGTAAATTAAATATTGGTGACAAGATTTTAGCGGTTGATAATCAAAAAGTGATTAGTACAGATGACCTAATATCATATGTGAAAACTCTTTCCGTTGGAAAATCTGTCAAACTTAAGGTCGAACGTGATCAAGATGTAGTGGCAGAAGATATAAAGATAGTCCAATATCCTCAAAATCCAGAACAAATTGGGGTAGGAATTGGACTATTACAAGATTTTATTGTAACTTCTGAGCCTGATGTGGAGATAGACACAAGTCGAATAGGGGGGCCATCGGCTGGGCTTATGTTTAGTCTAGAAATTTATAATCAGCTTATGGAAGAGGATATAACAAAAGGTTATAAGATCGCTGGGACAGGAACTATTGATTTTGATGGTGTGGTTGGCCGTATTGGTGGCATTGATAAGAAGATTGTAGCAGCGAATAGAGAAGGAGCAGTTATTTTTTTCGCACCTAACGAAGAGGGGAAAATAGGATCCAATTACCAAATAGCTTTGCAAACAGCACAAGATATTAACTCCGATATGAAAATCGTTCCGATCGACACATTTGATGATGCGATACATTATTTAAATAGCTTAAATGAAAAATAA
- a CDS encoding DUF3397 domain-containing protein produces the protein MSAVLTTIITVLVLIPFVGHLIFYVVARWVTENNKRAFLLATDFSTFLFIVAVYYLTIVIWDKSFLLFILLILTVSFLLFIFIDWKTREEIVLPRVLRFFWRFTFLLFFTGYIVLVVYGIINSVTTTLS, from the coding sequence ATGTCTGCTGTGTTAACGACTATTATAACGGTGTTAGTCCTAATTCCTTTTGTAGGTCATTTAATATTCTATGTGGTTGCAAGGTGGGTAACAGAAAATAATAAGCGTGCTTTTCTGTTAGCTACAGATTTTTCAACATTTTTATTCATTGTGGCTGTATATTATTTAACAATTGTGATTTGGGATAAATCATTTTTGCTATTTATATTATTAATACTTACCGTTAGTTTCCTATTGTTTATTTTCATTGATTGGAAAACTAGAGAAGAAATTGTACTACCGAGAGTTCTTCGCTTTTTTTGGCGCTTTACCTTTTTGTTGTTTTTTACCGGTTATATTGTATTAGTTGTTTATGGCATTATTAATAGTGTAACAACTACTCTTAGTTAA